A window of Vulpes lagopus strain Blue_001 chromosome 21, ASM1834538v1, whole genome shotgun sequence contains these coding sequences:
- the KRT3 gene encoding keratin, type II cytoskeletal 3 codes for MNRQVCKTSGGGSQGFSGRSAVVSGSSRMSSVARSGGASGGACGFRGGAGGFGSRSLYSLGGNKSISISVAGGSRAGGLGGGRSSCGSVFGGGYGGGFGGGFGGGFGGGRGIGGGFGGGAGGFGGAGGFGGAGGFGGAGGFGGAGGFGGAGGFGGPGGFGGPGGFGPGGFGGPGGFPGGIQEVTVNQSLLQPLNVEIDPQIGQVKTQEREQIKTLNNKFASFIDKVRFLEQQNKVLETKWSLLQQQGTSSITGTNNLEPLFENYISTQRSYLDSILGERGRLDSELRNMQDLVEDFKRKYEDEINKRTAAENDFVTLKKDVDAAYMNKVELQAKVDALMDEINFLTTLYDMELSQMQSHVSDTSVVLSMDNNRSLDLDSIIAEVKAQYEDIAQRSKAEAEALYQTKLGELQTTAGRHGDDLKNTKSEIMELNRMMQRLRAEIENVKKQNANLQTAIAEAEQRGELALKDANAKLQELQAALQQAKDDLARLLKEYQELMNVKLALDVEIATYRKLLEGEECRMSGECQSAVSISVLSSGTSAAGGFGGGFGGTLAAGGFSGGFGGSSAAGGFGGTSAAGGFGGGFGGTSAAGGFGGGLGGSWGAGGGAGGGWGRAGGLSSGSGGRCGLSGGGFSSGSSRGGSIKLSQSSQRSSR; via the exons ATGAACAGACAAGTCTGCAAGACATCTGGTGGCGGCAGCCAGGGCTTCTCGGGCCGCTCCGCCGTGGTCTCAGGCAGCAGCAGGATGAGCAGCGTGGCCCGCTCCGGGGGAGCCAGTGGAGGGGCCTGTGGGTTCCGGGGTGGAGCGGGAGGCTTCGGCAGTCGCAGCCTCTACAGCCTGGGTGGCAACAAGAGCATCTCCATCAGCGTGGCTGGTGGCTCCCGGGCTGGTGGCCTTGGGGGAGGGCGTAGCAGCTGTGGCAGTGTCTTTGGGGGCGGCTATGGAGGTGGCTTTGGTGGTGGCTTTGGTGGTGGCTTTGGTGGTGGCAGAGGAATAGGAGGTGGCTTTGGAGGAGGGGCTGGTGGCTTTGGTGGAGCTGGTGGCTTTGGTGGAGCTGGTGGCTTTGGTGGGGCTGGTGGCTTTGGCGGGGCTGGTGGCTTTGGTGGAGCTGGTGGCTTTGGAGGGCCTGGTGGCTTTGGTGGCCCTGGTGGCTTTGGTCCTGGTGGCTTTGGTGGTCCTGGTGGCTTCCCCGGGGGAATCCAGGAGGTGACTGTCAACCAGagcctcctgcagcccctcaATGTGGAGATCGACCCCCAGATCGGGCAAGTGAAGACCCAGGAGCGCGAGCAGATCAAGACCCTCAACAACAAGTTTGCCTCCTTCATCGACAAG GTGCGTTTCCTGGAGCAGCAGAACAAGGTCCTGGAGACCAAGTGGAGCCTGCTCCAGCAGCAGGGCACAAGTTCAATCACAGGCACCAACAACCTAGAGCCCCTTTTTGAGAACTACATCAGCACCCAGCGGAGCTACCTGGACAGCATCCTGGGGGAGAGGGGCCGCCTGGACTCGGAGCTGAGGAACATGCAGGACCTGGTGGAAGACTTCAAGAGGAA GTATGAGGATGAAATCAATAAACGCACAGCTGCTGAGAATGATTTTGTGACCCTGAAGAAG GACGTGGACGCCGCCTACATGAACAAGGTGGAGCTTCAGGCCAAGGTGGACGCCTTAATGGATGAAATCAACTTCCTGACAACCCTCTATGATATG GAGCTGTCCCAGATGCAGAGCCATGTCAGTGACACGTCCGTGGTGCTGTCCATGGACAACAACCGCAGCCTGGACCTGGACAGCATCATCGCCGAGGTCAAGGCCCAGTATGAGGACATCGCCCAGAGGAGCAAGGCGGAGGCTGAGGCATTGTACCAGACCAAG TTGGGAGAGCTGCAGACCACGGCCGGCAGACACGGGGATGACCTGAAGAACACCAAGAGTGAGATCATGGAGCTCAACAGGATGATGCAGAGGCTGCGGGCTGAGATCGAGAATGTTAAGAAGCAG aaTGCCAACCTGCAGACGGCCATCGCCGAGGCTGAGCAGCGTGGGGAGCTGGCCCTCAAGGACGCCAATGCCAAGCTCCAAGAGCTGCAGGCTGCCCTCCAGCAGGCCAAGGATGACCTGGCCCGGCTGCTGAAGGAGTACCAGGAGCTCATGAACGTCAAGCTGGCCCTGGACGTGGAGATCGCCACCTACCGCAAGCTGCTGGAGGGCGAGGAGTGCAG GATGTCTGGAGAGTGCCAGAGCGCCGTCAGCATCT CCGTGCTCAGCAGCGGGACATCGGCGGCAGGTGGCTTCGGCGGTGGCTTCGGCGGGACATTGGCGGCTGGTGGCTTCAGCGGCGGCTTTGGTGGTTCATCGGCGGCAGGTGGCTTCGGCGGGACATCGGCGGCAGGTGGCTTCGGCGGTGGCTTCGGCGGGACATCGGCAGCAGGTGGCTTCGGCGGCGGCTTGGGCGGCAGCTGGGGCGCAGGAGGAGGCGCAGGTGGCGGctggggccgggcgggcggcctCAGCTCGGGCTCCGGGGGTCGCTGTGGGCTCAGTGGCGGAGGCTTCAGCTCGGGCAGCAGCCGGGGCGGCAGCATCAAGTTGTCCCAGTCCTCGCAGCGCAGCTCCAGATGA
- the KRT4 gene encoding keratin, type II cytoskeletal 4 yields MIARQQGTRGSRAFSCGSAVVGGGRRAAFSSASVSGGAGRCSSGGFGSRSLYSLGGRKSISMSVAGARQGAGLGAAAGFGAGSFGAGFGAGNFGGGFGGSFSGRGGPGFPVCPAGGIQEVTINQSLLTPLHVEIDPEIQKVRTEEREQIKTLNNKFASFIDKVRFLEQQNKVLETKWSLLQQQTTTTSSKNLEPLFEAYISALRKQLDTLVNDKGRLQSELKTTQDSVEDFKTKYEDEINKRAAAENDFVVLKKDVDAAYMNKVELEAKVDALNDEINFLRVLFAAELSQMQTHVSDTSVVLSMDNNRDLDLDSIIAEVRAQYEEIAQKSKAEAEALYQTKVQQLQISVDQHGDNLKNTKNEISELNRMIQRLRAEIENVKKQCQTLQTSVADAEQRGELALKDAQSKYKELEAALHQAKEELARMLREYQELLSVKLALDVEIATYRKLLEGEESRMSGECQSAMSISVVGGSASAGGISGGLGSCSGFGLGSGFGSGSGSGFGFGSGVCGSSGSKIVSTTTLTKRSHR; encoded by the exons ATGATCGCCAGACAGCAGGGCACCCGCGGCTCCCGGGCCTTCAGCTGCGGCTCCGCGGTGGTCGGAGGGGGCAGGCGGGCCGCATTCAGCTCGGCCTCCGTGTCTGGGGGCGCGGGCCGCTGCTCCTCGGGGGGCTTCGGCAGCAGGAGCCTCTACAGCCTTGGGGGCAGGAAGAGCATCTCCATGAGCGTGGCCGGGGCCCGCCAAGGCGCTGGCCTTGGGGCTGCTGCCGGTTTTGGTGCTGGCAGCTTCGGGGCAGGTTTTGGAGCCGGCAACTTCGGTGGTGGATTTGGGGGTTCCTTCAGTGGACGGGGTGGCCCTGGCTTCCCCGTGTGCCCTGCCGGAGGGATCCAGGAGGTCACCATCAACCAGAGCCTGCTGACCCCCCTCCACGTGGAGATCGACCCCGAGATCCAGAAGGTCCGGACGGAGGAGCGCGAGCAGATCAAGACGCTCAACAACAAGTTCGCCTCCTTCATCGACAAG GTGCGGTTCTTAGAGCAACAGAATAAGGTCTTGGAGACCAAGTGGAGCCTCCTCCAGCAGCAGACGACCACCACATCCAGCAAAAACCTTGAGCCCCTCTTTGAGGCTTACATCAGTGCCCTGAGGAAGCAGTTGGATACCTTGGTCAATGACAAAGGACGCCTGCAGTCTGAGTTGAAGACCACACAGGACAGCGTGGAGGACTTCAAGACCAA GTATGAAGATGAGATCAACAAGCGTGCAGCTGCAGAGAATGACTTTGTGGTCCTCAAGAAG GATGTGGACGCTGCCTACATGAACAAGGTGGAGCTGGAGGCCAAGGTGGATGCTCTGAATGATGAGATCAACTTCTTGAGGGTCCTCTTTGCTGCG GAGCTGTCCCAGATGCAGACACACGTCTCAGACACATCCGTGGTCCTGTCCATGGACAACAACCGGGACCTGGATTTGGACAGTATCATTGCTGAGGTCCGGGCCCAGTATGAGGAGATTGCCCAGAAGAGCAAGGCTGAGGCTGAAGCACTGTACCAGACCAAG GTCCAGCAGCTCCAGATCTCCGTTGACCAACATGGTGACAACCTGAAGAATACCAAGAATGAGATCTCAGAGCTCAACAGGATGATCCAGAGGCTGCGGGCTGAGATTGAGAATGTCAAGAAGCAG TGCCAGACTCTGCAAACATCGGTGGCTGATGCGGAGCAGCGTGGGGAGCTGGCCCTCAAAGACGCCCAGAGCAAGTACAAAGAGCTGGAGGCCGCCCTGCACCAGGCCAAGGAGGAGCTGGCCCGGATGCTGCGCGAGTACCAGGAGCTCCTGAGCGTGAAGCTGGCCCTGGATGTGGAGATCGCCACCTACCGCAAGCTGCTGGAGGGCGAGGAGAGCAG AATGTCTGGAGAGTGCCAGAGTGCCATGAGCATCT CCGTGGTTGGTGGTAGCGCTAGTGCCGGGGGCATCAGCGGAGGATTAGGAAGCTGCTCTGGGTTTGGCCTGGGCAGTGGCTTTGGCTCTGGCTCCGGAAGTGGCTTTGGATTTGGTAGTGGTGTTTGTGGCAGTTCCGGCAGCAAGATCGTCTCTACCACCACCTTGACCAAGAGATCCCACCGATAG